The sequence below is a genomic window from Microbulbifer hydrolyticus.
GCGGGCCCCGGGATGGAATAACCCGGGACGTAATTCGAAACGGTCCAACCATCGTTTACTGTGCCAACCACGGGAGAGAGGCAGTGCCAGAGATCTTTGTTGTGCGCCACGGCCAGGCGTCATTTGGTAGCGACAATTACGACCAGCTTTCTGAACTCGGTTGGCAGCAGGCGCGCTGGCTGGGAGAGCACTGGGGAGAAGACGGGCACCAGTTTGACCACATTGTCAGTGGCGACCTGCAGCGGCACCGTGAAACCGCTCAGGGGATCTGTGAAGGGCTCGGCCTGGACAGGCACCGGGTGGAAGAGCTGCCGCAGCTGAACGAGTTTGATTTCAAGAAAGTCATGCAGGCCTACGGTGAGAAAGATCCGGATTCTGCGCCGGCCGCCAACGCGGAGCGCGCGGAATACTACCGGTTTTTGAAGCTGGCAATGCATGCCTGGTCGAGTGGTGAGATTAACGGTGCGGAAAGCTGGCAGCAGTTTGAGCAGCGAATCGAAGAGGTGCTCGGTGTACTCGCCGCCGGTGCACGGGGGGGCAGGACCCTGGTGGTCAGCTCCGGCGGTGCTATTGCGATGATGGTGCGACAGGTATTGGGGGCGCCGTCACACAGTGTGACCCAGCTGAACATGCAGATAAAAAACACCGCCGTCAGCCATTTTTTTGCCGGCCGCCGCGGATTGACCCTGCACAGTTTCAACCATGTGCCCCATCTGGATAACCGGCAGCGCCGCCAGTTCATTACCTACAGTTGACAGCGGACACCGACAACAACGCATAACGAAAAGAGTTGCCAATGAACTTTGAATATTCCGACAAAGTGCAGGGACTTCTGCAGCGCCTGAAGAACTTTATCGCTGAAGAAGTAATCCCTGCTGAGCAGACGTATTACGAACAGCTGGAACAAGATCGCTGGGGCGAGCCTTCGGTCATGGAGACCCTGAAGCGCAGAGCGAAGGAAGCGGGTCTATGGAACCTGTTTTTGCCGGACTCCGAACACGGCGCGGGTCTGACGAACCTGGAATATGCCCCGCTGGCAGAAGAGATGGGCCGGGTGCTGTTTTCTTCCGAGGTATTCAATTGCAGCGCGCCGGATACCGGCAATATGGAAGTGCTTGCCCAGTACGGGTCCCCCGAGCAACAGGCTCGATGGCTGAAGCCTCTGCTGGAAGGCGAGATCCGTTCGGCATTCGCGATGACAGAGCCAAAAGTGGCCTCCAGTGACGCCACCAATATTGAGACTGAAATCGTGCGCGATGGCGAAGACTATGTCATCAACGGGCACAAGTTTTATATCAGCGGTGCCATGAACCATCGTTGCCAGATCATGATCGTGATGGGCAAGACGGCACCGGACAGCGAGGATCGCTACCGCCAACAGTCGCAGATCCTGGTACCAATGAATACACCGGGTGTGAAGGTGATTCGTCCCATGACCGTGTTCGGATACGACGACGCGCCAGAAGGTCATGCGGAAATAATTTTCGACAATGTGCGGGTACCCAGAGAAAACCTGATTCTTGGTGAAGGCCGCGGCTTTGAAATTGCCCAGGGCCGCCTGGGTCCCGGCCGTATCCACCACTGCATGCGCCTGATTGGCCAGGCTCAGCGCGCGCTGGAAGCCATGTCCAGACGCGCAGAGCAGCGCGAAGTGTTCGGCCGCCCGATGATCAAGCAGGGCTCTGTGCGTGAAGATATCGCGCGCTCAGCCTGCGAGATTGAACAGGCGCGGCTGCTTACCCTGAAAGCGGCCGACCAGATGGATCGATGCGGCAACAAGGCAGCCCGGGATCTGATCGCCATGATCAAGGTCGTGGCACCACAGATGGCGTGCAACGTCATTGATCGCGCGATTCAGATCCACGGAGCCGCCGGCTTGGGACAGGACTTTCATTTGGCGCGGGCCTACAGCTATGCGCGAACTATCCGCCTCGCCGACGGTCCGGACCAGGTGCATATGATGCAACTGGGGCGCAACCTCGCGGCCGCTTACGCGGCGCAGGAGGACTAAATGTCGGAAGTGGAACAGAAACCGTCGCCGGATATATCTTCCGTGGATCAGCTGGACACAGACCGGCTGCTCGAATACCTGAAGCAGCAGGTACCTGGTTTCAGCGGGCCGATCACGGCGAGCAAGTTTTCCGGAGGCCAGTCCAATCCCACGTTCAAGCTGAAGACCGGTACCGGCACTTATGTATTGCGCCGACAGCCTCCCGGCAAGTTGCTGAAATCTGCCCACGCCGTTGACCGGGAATTCCGCGTGATGCGGGCTCTCGCCGATAGCGAGGTGCCAGTGCCCAGAGTTGTACACCTGTGCGAAGACCGGGATGTACTCGGCTCCATGTTCTACCTGATGGAATACTGCGAGGGGCGTATTTTCTGGGATGCCGCGTTGCCGGACCTGGATAATCGCCAGCGGGGTGCGTTTTACGAGGAAATGAACCGGGTGCTGGCCGCATTGCACCGCGTAAATGTTGAGGCGGTAGGACTTGCGGACTACGGACGTCCCGGGAACTACTTCGAGCGACAGTTTGGTCGCTGGCAGGGACAGTACCGTGCATCCGAGTTACAGAAAATTTCGGCGATGGATCAATTGATCCAGTGGCTCGCTGAGCACTTGCCGGAAGACGACGGCCGTGTGTCGCTGGTACATGGCGATTATCGTTTGGACAACATCATGTTCCACCCGACCGAGTCCCGCGCCATCGCAGTACTCGATTGGGAACTTTCTACCCTCGGGCACCCATTTGCCGACCTTGCCTACCAGTGCATGCAACTGCGTATGCCTGCGGAAAGCGGGAATATTTCCGGCCTGATGAATGTTGACCGGCAGAGCCTGGGCATTCCCTCTGAGCAGGAATATGTGGCGCGTTATTGCGAGCGTATGGGTATCGATCAGATCGACAACTGGGCTTTCTATCTCGCGTTCAGCTTTTTCCGCCTGGGCGCGATTATTCAGGGAGTGGCCAAGCGTGCCCACGACGGTAATGCGTCAAGCAAGAATGCCGCCGCGCTCGGCGCGCTGGTTGAGCCGTTGGCGATGATGGCACTCGATGTGATTAACACCGAACGTTAAAACGAAAAGTACAACGACTGTTGAGAGAAAATTATGGCGACTAATTTATTTGATCTGAATGGAAAAATTGCGCTGGTTACCGGTGCCAGTCGTGGCATTGGTGAAGCAATCGCCAAGCTGCTGGCCGAACAGGGTGCACATGTGCTGGTTTCCAGCCGCAAGATTGATGGCTGTCAGGCGGTCGCAGATGCGATTAACGAAGCCGGCGGAAAAGCGGAAGCCTTGCCGTGTCATATCGGCAATATGGAAGATATCGAGCAGGTGTTTAAGCATATCCGCGCGCAGTACGGCAAGCTGGATATTCTGGTGAACAATGCCGCTACCAACCCGTACTTCGGGCATATCCTGGATACGGATGTCGGTGCGTTCGAAAAAACCGTGGCGGTCAATATCCGGGGATACTTTTTCATGTCAGTAGAGGCCGGCAAACTGATGCGCGAGAACGGCGGCGGCTGCATCGTGAATACCGCTTCCATCAACGCGTTGCAGCCTGGTGTCGGGCAGGGCATCTACTCCATTACCAAGGCCGCAGTAGTAAACATGACCAAGGCGTTTGCCAAGGAATGTGCGCAGTTCAATATCCGTGTCAATGCGCTGCTGCCGGGCCTGACCAAAACCAAATTTGCCGGGGCGCTGTTCAGTCACGAAGAAATCTACAATACCGCCGTCAGTCATATCCCCATGCACCGTCATGCCGAGCCTGAGGAGATGGCCGGTACCGTGTTGTACCTGGTATCGGATGCCGGTAGCTACACCAATGGCGAGTGCGTGGTTGTGGATGGTGGGCTTACCGCCTGTGGAGGGCTGTAAACATGACGGACTTCAGACTCGACCCGCTACTGGATTACACCGGCAAGGTCGCCCTGATTACCGGCGCTGCCAGTGGTTTTGGTGCGCTGCTTGCGGAAGAACTGGGCCGTCGCGGTGCCAGCCTGGTGCTGGGTGATATCAATGAAGCGGGACTCGATCCGGTGGTGGACAAGCTCACCGCGGCAGGTGTCGCGGTGCAGGCGCTCGCCTGTGATGTCTCGTCCGAGACCGACTGTGCCGCGATGGTGGCGCTGGCGCGTGAAAACTTCGGCCGCCTGGATATTGCGGTGAACAACGCCGGCATCGCGCCGCCAATGCAGTACCTCGAAGATGTGGATGAAGAGACTTTTGACCAGCAGCACCGGGTAAACGTCAAAGGCGTGTTCTTTGGTATGAAGCATCAGCTAAAGCTGATGCGCAGCCAGGGGGGCGGCACCATTCTCAATGTGAGCTCCATGGCGGGTCTCGGTGGTGCGCCCAAGGGAAGCGCATATTCCGGTGCCAAGCACTCGGTTATCGGTCTCACCCGCACTGCGGCAGTGGAGTATGCCCGTCACAACGTGCGGGTTAACGCCATATGCCCTTTCTATACACTGACTCCGATGATTACTGAAATGGAGACACCGGAGGGCACGACGGTGGATCAGGTCCACACCCTGTTTGCAGCGGGTAGCCCGATGAAGCGCCTGGGCAAGCCGGAGGAAGTCGTCAGTGCGATGGTGATGTTGTGCTCACCGGCACTGAGCTATGTCACCGGCCAGGCTCTGGCGGTGGATGGCGGTGTATCCGCCTTTTGACGTTCCACGAAAAGATTACAGAAAACGTATAACAACTTTTAAGAGAGGGAGTTCACTATGCCCATAATCATTTCCCCCACGGATTTTGCCAGTGCCATCGGCACCGAAACCAAGGCCACTGACTGGTTCCAGATTGACCAGGATCGTATCAATGCGTTTGCGGACTGCACACTGGATCATCAGTTTATCCATGTCGACCCGGTCGCTGCAGCCAAATCGCCGTTCGGTTCCACCATTGCCCACGGTTTTCTTTCCCTGTCCATGCTGTCCTATTTCGCCGAGCAGCTGGAGGTCGTCATTGAAGGGGTGAAAATGGGCGTGAACTACGGCCTGGACAAGGTACGTTTTATCAACCCGGTCAAGGTGGATCAACGGGTGCGCGCGCGCGCCAAGCTACTTGATGTGACAGAGAAAAAGCCCGGGCAGTTTCAGCTCAAGCTGGAAGTCACGGTAGAAATTGAAGGCCAGGATAAGCCGGCGCTCATTGCCGAGTGGCTGGTCATGCAGTTTATCTGATCCACAGCCGACAACATTCAAAGATAACAAGCGTTAAAGGAGAGAACCATGTCTATTTCTTTCGAGGGTAAGGTGGCAATTGTCACCGGTGCCGGCAACGGTCTCGGCCGCTCCCACGCACTGGAGCTGGCACGTCGCGGCGCCAAAGTGGTGGTCAACGATCTGGGAGGTGGTCGCGATGGCTCTGGTGGCTCGCTGACCGCGGCCGAGACTGTGGTCGCAGAAATTGAAGCCGCCGGTGGCGAGGCGATGGCCAACGGCGCCAACGTAACCGATTATCAGCAAGTGCAGGATATGGTAAAGGCCGCTGCAGAGCGCTGGGGGCGAGTGGATATTCTGGTCAACAACGCCGGGATCCTGCGTGATAAATCGTTCGCCAAAGCGCCGATGGATGATTTCAACCTGGTAGTGAATGTCCACCTGATGGGCTCGGTAAACTGCACCAAGGCGGTTTGGGACATCATGCGTGAGCAGCAGTATGGCCGCATCGTGATGACTACATCTTCCTCCGGCCTTTACGGTAACTTCGGCCAGTCTAACTACGGTGCAGCCAAAACCGGTGTTGTGGGCTTTATGAATACCCTGTGCCTCGAAGGTGAGAAGTACGGTATCAAGGTCAACTGTCTGTCTCCTACCGCGGCTACCCGTATGACCGAAGACATTATTCCCGATCCAAAGGCGCTGGAACTGCTCACCCCGGAATCTGTGACCGCGGGCCTGATTGCCCTGGTCGCCGACGATGCGCCCAACCGTTTTATTCTGTGCGCGGGCGCCGGTGCCTATGCCAAGGCGCGTATTCTGGAAACCGAGGGTATTTATCTGCCTCCGGAGCAACAGACAGCAGAAAACGTACTCGCCAATCTCGATGCGATCAGCGACGAACGTGGCCAGCAAGAAGTTGTTGGTGGCCTCAATCAGACCGTGAAATTTATCCAGAAGGCTGCCGAGGGTACGGGCGTCAAACTGGACGGCTGATCAAACGGATATTGGGAGAAACTAAAATGAAAGAAGCTGTGATTGTTTCCACTGCCCGCACCCCGATCGGTAAAGCTTACCGCGGTGCGTTCAATAATATCGAGGGGCCGAGCCTGGCCGCGCATGCGGTGAGTGCCGCGGTCAACCGCGCTGGCGTCGACCCCAGCGAGATCGACGACTGCGTGTTCGGCGTCGCTCTTCAGCAGGGCACGACAGGTACCAATGTTGCGCGCCAGATCGCCTTGCGTGCGGGGCTGCCGGCGACCGTTGCTGGAATGACCATAGACCGTCAGTGCTCTTCCGGCTTGATGGCGGTGGCGACGGCGGCCAAACAGATCACCCAGGATGGTGTGCCGGTATCCATTGCCGGCGGAATGGAATCCATTTCACTTGTCCAGAACCAGCAGATGAACAGCTTCCGCGTTGCGGATCCGGCGCTGCTGGCTATGCACCCCGACATCTACCTGCCGATGATAGATACGGCGGAAGTGGTGGCAAAGCGATACGGGATCAGCCGCGACCTGCAGGATGAGTACGCGCTGCAATCCCAGATGCGTACCGCTGCGGCACAGCAGGCGGGCCTGTTCGCCGATGAGATTATATCGGTAACCTGTAACAAGATTGTGGTGAACAAGGAAACCGGCGAACAGTCCGAGCAGGAAGTGACCCTGGATATGGATGAAGGCAATCGACCCTCCACCACCATCGATGGTCTGCGTGGGCTGAACCCTGTGCGTGAAAATGGGGTGATCAGCGCCGGCAATGCGTCCCAGCTCTCAGACGGCGCCGCAGCCATGGTACTGATGGACGGCAAACTCGCAGAGCAGCGCAATCTCAATCCGTTGGGTATCTATCGCGGAATGGCCGTCGCTGGTTGCGAGCCGGATGAGATGGGTATCGGCCCGGTATTCGCCATTCCGAAACTGCTAAAGCGCACCGGCTTGTCGATGGATGACATTGGCCTGTGGGAGCTGAATGAGGCGTTTGCGGTGCAGGTGTTGTACTGCCGCGACAAACTGGGCATCGACAATGAAAAGCTCAACGTGAACGGCGGAGCGATTTCCATCGGTCACCCCTACGGGATGAGTGGTGCACGCATGGTCGGGCACGCACTGTTGGAGGGGAAACGCCGTGGCGTAAAGTATGTGGTGGTGACCATGTGTGTGGGCGGCGGCATGGGTGCGGCAGGCTTGTTCGAAGTCGTATAAAACGGGCGCTTGGAAAAATAACCAGAGAACAGGAGCGATCATGCGAGCATTGGTATGCGAGGCCTTCGGCCCGGTGGAAAACCTTAAAATCCGTGACTGGTCACTACCATCCCTGAAACCTCACGAAGTGCGGCTCGAAGTGCACGCCGCCGGGGTCAACTTTCCCGATGGCCTGATGGTACAGGGCAAGTACCAGGTGAAACCCGAACTCCCGTTTGTGGCCGGCGGCGAGTGCGCAGGCATCATTCGTGAGGTCGGTGACGCTGTAAAAGGCTTCAAGGTCGGTGATCGGGTTATAGCGATGCCAGGCCTCGCGGCCTTTGCCGAGTCCGTCAATGTGGACCATAAACTGTTAATGCCAATGCCTGCGGAGCTGGATTTCCCACAGGCGGCAGGTTTCTGTATCACCTACGCCACTTCTTATTACGCGTTCAAGCAGCGGGCGCAGTTGAAAGAGGGCGAAACCCTGGTGGTACTGGGAGCTGCCGGCGGGGTTGGTGTGACTGCTATCCAGCTGGGCAAGCTGATGGGAGCGCGGGTTATTGCCTGTGCATCATCGGACGAAAAACTCGCCTTCTGTCGGGATCTGGGGGCGGATGAAACCATCAACTACAGCAAGGAAAGCCTGAAGGATCGTATCCGGGAGTTGACGGATGGCAAGGGCGCAGATGTGATTTACGATCCTGTGGGCGGTGAGTTTACCGAACAGGCTTACCGCTCTATCGCCTGGGGTGGGCGCTACCTGGTCATCGGCTTTGCAGCCGGTGATATTCCGAAGCTGCCCCTGAACCTGCCATTGCTGAAAGCCGGCGACATTCTCGGTATTTACTGGGGTGGTTGGGCCGCGCGGGATCCCAAGGGGAACATGCAGAATTTCAGTGAATTGCTGGAATTTGTTCAGCAGGGTCAACTTAAGCCTCTGACGACCGAAGTCTATGCACTGGATGATTTCAACCAGGCATTTTCAGCCATTGGTGAACGACGCGCGCGGGGTAAAGTCGTGTTGACCATGGCGCAGCATCAATAAAGCGGACCAGTAATCCGTAGTAACGAAACGGCAGGCAAAAAAAGAGGGAGTGGCGCGGTATGCGCCACTCCCTCTTTTTTGTTCGACTGGACGTAAGTATTGGTTGTGGTCAGGGCAGAATACGGCAGTGCTGTCGCGCCCTGACAGCGAGATCAGAAGGCAGCTCTTTTTCGCCGGCATTGCGCTGCTGGCGACGCCACTGCGCACAGAGTTCCGTGTAGTTGCCGGCCTTGACGTCTGTACGCAGTGCATACCAGGCGTCACTCTTGGAGTGGTACATTCCCAATTTGGAGCGATATCGTTCAAGACCAAGTTCGCGGCTGTTGTTCTGCGGGCTGACTTGTTCCGGTGTGGCATTGATGTACTGCGCCGGGTGCAGGAGCACGATGGCTATCGCGATGGCGCTGAATCCCGAGGCGACCTTTGACAGCATTCGGCCGGTGCTATCGTTCACGCGGCGGAGTGGTTTGATGGCACGGGCACTCGAGAGTACTTTTTCATCCAGTGATGCCGGGGCCTCAAGTTGGGCTGTGGCATGCCGATAGGATGACTCCCAGTGGTTACTGTTCATGTTCAAGCTACCTCAACAGAACGGTGGGCAGCAGCGGGGGGGGCCGCCGCGGGATTCGGAGATTTTCCCCAGGGGAAAACCGGGTTGGACTCTTTCGGTGCAGGTTGCGGGCTACTGTCGCTCGCAGTCTGCGGCGTACCCGTTTCGCAGGTGTTCACAGCCGCTTCTCTAGCGAGGGTTGCGGCAGACTTCCAGGGCCTGCGCTCGCCGCCGTGTACCGTATGATCGATCTGCTCCCTGCTTTTTTGCAGGAGATCGCGGCAGGCCGACAGGGAGATTTGCTCGATGTCTGCCGCAGTCGCGAGAGACAGGCCACACTCGGTGAACAGAAGAAATACATTGCGCTGACGAAGCGGCAGTTGCTGAATCGCCTTTAGTACCGGGGAATTCTCCAGTACCTCGCGCAGGCTGGCATCGTTACTGGTGGACACCTGCTCGTCAGAGCCCGGTACACGCAGTCGTTTATTGATCTGAATATACAGCCAGTTTTTCAGCTGATGCTGATGCAGTTTTGGCGGGGCCTTCAGAAACGCTCCCCATAAGGACTCCATCAGGGGAATGCATCGTTGAGGCGCCATCTGCGCGCAGTAACGAAACAGTTCATCCTTGTAGCGTTGATAAATTTCCTGGAATACCTTGTGATTGCGTGTATCGCAATAGGTGGTCACCAGGTCTTCATCACTGAGACTGCACAACTTGACCGCAAACATGGGACTTGCCTCCTTGGCGTTACTTCCCAATGTCACTTACCCGGCTGCACATCTCCCGGAACATTCTGTTTCAGGCCGTCACTGGCCAGTTCAGGAGTACTTCGTAAATCG
It includes:
- a CDS encoding histidine phosphatase family protein, giving the protein MPEIFVVRHGQASFGSDNYDQLSELGWQQARWLGEHWGEDGHQFDHIVSGDLQRHRETAQGICEGLGLDRHRVEELPQLNEFDFKKVMQAYGEKDPDSAPAANAERAEYYRFLKLAMHAWSSGEINGAESWQQFEQRIEEVLGVLAAGARGGRTLVVSSGGAIAMMVRQVLGAPSHSVTQLNMQIKNTAVSHFFAGRRGLTLHSFNHVPHLDNRQRRQFITYS
- a CDS encoding acyl-CoA dehydrogenase family protein, with protein sequence MNFEYSDKVQGLLQRLKNFIAEEVIPAEQTYYEQLEQDRWGEPSVMETLKRRAKEAGLWNLFLPDSEHGAGLTNLEYAPLAEEMGRVLFSSEVFNCSAPDTGNMEVLAQYGSPEQQARWLKPLLEGEIRSAFAMTEPKVASSDATNIETEIVRDGEDYVINGHKFYISGAMNHRCQIMIVMGKTAPDSEDRYRQQSQILVPMNTPGVKVIRPMTVFGYDDAPEGHAEIIFDNVRVPRENLILGEGRGFEIAQGRLGPGRIHHCMRLIGQAQRALEAMSRRAEQREVFGRPMIKQGSVREDIARSACEIEQARLLTLKAADQMDRCGNKAARDLIAMIKVVAPQMACNVIDRAIQIHGAAGLGQDFHLARAYSYARTIRLADGPDQVHMMQLGRNLAAAYAAQED
- a CDS encoding phosphotransferase yields the protein MSEVEQKPSPDISSVDQLDTDRLLEYLKQQVPGFSGPITASKFSGGQSNPTFKLKTGTGTYVLRRQPPGKLLKSAHAVDREFRVMRALADSEVPVPRVVHLCEDRDVLGSMFYLMEYCEGRIFWDAALPDLDNRQRGAFYEEMNRVLAALHRVNVEAVGLADYGRPGNYFERQFGRWQGQYRASELQKISAMDQLIQWLAEHLPEDDGRVSLVHGDYRLDNIMFHPTESRAIAVLDWELSTLGHPFADLAYQCMQLRMPAESGNISGLMNVDRQSLGIPSEQEYVARYCERMGIDQIDNWAFYLAFSFFRLGAIIQGVAKRAHDGNASSKNAAALGALVEPLAMMALDVINTER
- a CDS encoding SDR family oxidoreductase, with the translated sequence MATNLFDLNGKIALVTGASRGIGEAIAKLLAEQGAHVLVSSRKIDGCQAVADAINEAGGKAEALPCHIGNMEDIEQVFKHIRAQYGKLDILVNNAATNPYFGHILDTDVGAFEKTVAVNIRGYFFMSVEAGKLMRENGGGCIVNTASINALQPGVGQGIYSITKAAVVNMTKAFAKECAQFNIRVNALLPGLTKTKFAGALFSHEEIYNTAVSHIPMHRHAEPEEMAGTVLYLVSDAGSYTNGECVVVDGGLTACGGL
- a CDS encoding SDR family NAD(P)-dependent oxidoreductase: MTDFRLDPLLDYTGKVALITGAASGFGALLAEELGRRGASLVLGDINEAGLDPVVDKLTAAGVAVQALACDVSSETDCAAMVALARENFGRLDIAVNNAGIAPPMQYLEDVDEETFDQQHRVNVKGVFFGMKHQLKLMRSQGGGTILNVSSMAGLGGAPKGSAYSGAKHSVIGLTRTAAVEYARHNVRVNAICPFYTLTPMITEMETPEGTTVDQVHTLFAAGSPMKRLGKPEEVVSAMVMLCSPALSYVTGQALAVDGGVSAF
- a CDS encoding MaoC family dehydratase — encoded protein: MPIIISPTDFASAIGTETKATDWFQIDQDRINAFADCTLDHQFIHVDPVAAAKSPFGSTIAHGFLSLSMLSYFAEQLEVVIEGVKMGVNYGLDKVRFINPVKVDQRVRARAKLLDVTEKKPGQFQLKLEVTVEIEGQDKPALIAEWLVMQFI
- a CDS encoding SDR family NAD(P)-dependent oxidoreductase, with product MSISFEGKVAIVTGAGNGLGRSHALELARRGAKVVVNDLGGGRDGSGGSLTAAETVVAEIEAAGGEAMANGANVTDYQQVQDMVKAAAERWGRVDILVNNAGILRDKSFAKAPMDDFNLVVNVHLMGSVNCTKAVWDIMREQQYGRIVMTTSSSGLYGNFGQSNYGAAKTGVVGFMNTLCLEGEKYGIKVNCLSPTAATRMTEDIIPDPKALELLTPESVTAGLIALVADDAPNRFILCAGAGAYAKARILETEGIYLPPEQQTAENVLANLDAISDERGQQEVVGGLNQTVKFIQKAAEGTGVKLDG
- a CDS encoding acetyl-CoA C-acyltransferase, which encodes MKEAVIVSTARTPIGKAYRGAFNNIEGPSLAAHAVSAAVNRAGVDPSEIDDCVFGVALQQGTTGTNVARQIALRAGLPATVAGMTIDRQCSSGLMAVATAAKQITQDGVPVSIAGGMESISLVQNQQMNSFRVADPALLAMHPDIYLPMIDTAEVVAKRYGISRDLQDEYALQSQMRTAAAQQAGLFADEIISVTCNKIVVNKETGEQSEQEVTLDMDEGNRPSTTIDGLRGLNPVRENGVISAGNASQLSDGAAAMVLMDGKLAEQRNLNPLGIYRGMAVAGCEPDEMGIGPVFAIPKLLKRTGLSMDDIGLWELNEAFAVQVLYCRDKLGIDNEKLNVNGGAISIGHPYGMSGARMVGHALLEGKRRGVKYVVVTMCVGGGMGAAGLFEVV
- a CDS encoding NADPH:quinone oxidoreductase family protein, which codes for MRALVCEAFGPVENLKIRDWSLPSLKPHEVRLEVHAAGVNFPDGLMVQGKYQVKPELPFVAGGECAGIIREVGDAVKGFKVGDRVIAMPGLAAFAESVNVDHKLLMPMPAELDFPQAAGFCITYATSYYAFKQRAQLKEGETLVVLGAAGGVGVTAIQLGKLMGARVIACASSDEKLAFCRDLGADETINYSKESLKDRIRELTDGKGADVIYDPVGGEFTEQAYRSIAWGGRYLVIGFAAGDIPKLPLNLPLLKAGDILGIYWGGWAARDPKGNMQNFSELLEFVQQGQLKPLTTEVYALDDFNQAFSAIGERRARGKVVLTMAQHQ
- a CDS encoding RNA polymerase sigma factor, coding for MFAVKLCSLSDEDLVTTYCDTRNHKVFQEIYQRYKDELFRYCAQMAPQRCIPLMESLWGAFLKAPPKLHQHQLKNWLYIQINKRLRVPGSDEQVSTSNDASLREVLENSPVLKAIQQLPLRQRNVFLLFTECGLSLATAADIEQISLSACRDLLQKSREQIDHTVHGGERRPWKSAATLAREAAVNTCETGTPQTASDSSPQPAPKESNPVFPWGKSPNPAAAPPAAAHRSVEVA